In Amycolatopsis sp. EV170708-02-1, the following are encoded in one genomic region:
- a CDS encoding polyadenylate-specific 3'-exoribonuclease AS produces MRFFYDTEFIEDGVTIDLVSIGVVDERGREFYAVSTDFDPGKAGPWVRDNVLPKLPSPADPAWRSREKIRTDLLEFFGKPPGGIELWAWFAAYDHVALAQLWGPMPALPRQLPRFTRDLRQRWEDAGKPKLPSAPDDQHDALADARHNYQRWQIIESYWHR; encoded by the coding sequence GTGCGCTTTTTCTACGACACCGAATTCATTGAGGACGGCGTGACCATCGATCTGGTGTCGATCGGTGTCGTGGACGAAAGAGGCCGCGAGTTCTACGCGGTCTCGACCGATTTCGATCCCGGCAAGGCCGGCCCCTGGGTCCGCGACAACGTGCTCCCGAAACTCCCGTCGCCCGCCGACCCGGCGTGGCGCAGCCGCGAGAAGATCCGCACGGATCTGCTCGAGTTCTTCGGCAAACCGCCCGGCGGGATCGAACTGTGGGCCTGGTTCGCCGCCTACGACCACGTCGCGCTGGCGCAGCTGTGGGGGCCGATGCCCGCGCTGCCGCGTCAGCTGCCGCGCTTCACGCGTGACCTGCGGCAACGCTGGGAGGACGCGGGCAAGCCGAAGCTGCCGTCGGCCCCGGACGACCAGCACGACGCGCTGGCGGACGCGCGGCACAACTACCAGCGGTGGCAGATCATCGAGTCCTACTGGCACCGGTAA
- a CDS encoding 1-acyl-sn-glycerol-3-phosphate acyltransferase: MLYWLMKHVFIGPLLKALWPTKVVGAENIPDDGGAILAGNHLAVADSFFMPLRVKRKVTFPAKSEYFTEKGFKGLLKKWFFTGVGQFPIDRSGGNAAQAALDTATRLVREGHLLGIYPEGTRSPDGRLYKGKTGVARIALESGGVVVPVAMIGTDKVNPIGSKMWWPRRLEIRFGKPLDFSRYEGLAGDRFIERSITDEIMYALMELSGQEYVDIYAAKAKELIAAEEAGVRPKVPAQPSAQDVARIPDTKVG, translated from the coding sequence GTGCTGTACTGGCTCATGAAACACGTGTTTATCGGGCCACTGCTCAAGGCACTGTGGCCCACCAAAGTCGTCGGCGCGGAGAACATCCCCGACGACGGTGGCGCGATCCTCGCGGGCAACCACCTCGCGGTCGCCGACTCCTTCTTCATGCCGCTGCGCGTCAAGCGCAAGGTGACCTTCCCGGCCAAATCGGAGTACTTCACCGAAAAGGGCTTCAAGGGCCTGCTGAAGAAATGGTTCTTCACCGGCGTCGGCCAGTTCCCGATCGACCGCTCCGGCGGCAACGCGGCGCAGGCCGCGCTCGACACCGCGACCCGGCTGGTCCGTGAAGGACACCTCCTCGGCATCTACCCCGAAGGCACCCGCTCCCCGGACGGCCGCCTGTACAAGGGCAAGACCGGTGTCGCGCGGATCGCGCTCGAATCCGGCGGCGTCGTGGTCCCGGTCGCCATGATCGGCACCGACAAGGTCAACCCGATCGGCTCGAAGATGTGGTGGCCGCGCCGCCTCGAGATCCGCTTCGGCAAGCCGCTCGACTTCTCGCGTTACGAAGGCCTCGCCGGCGACCGCTTCATCGAGCGGTCCATCACCGACGAGATCATGTACGCGCTCATGGAGCTGTCCGGCCAGGAGTACGTCGACATCTACGCCGCCAAGGCGAAGGAACTGATCGCCGCCGAGGAGGCGGGAGTCCGCCCGAAGGTGCCCGCGCAGCCGTCCGCCCAGGACGTCGCCCGTATCCCGGACACCAAGGTCGGCTGA
- a CDS encoding carboxylesterase, translating to MAVLAGAEPFAHTGSTEAGFLLCHGFTGTPASMRPWGDHLAEAGYTVRCPLLPGHGTRWQDMNRTGWEDWYGAVREELLALFSTCETVFVAGMSMGGTLTLRLAEEFGDRIAGIVLVNPSVMTLRWDAKLLPVLSRILPSVPGVANDIAKPGETELAYSRTPVRAAASLAKLWKLTRADLRKVTQPVLLLHSAVDHIVEPVNSRVILDGIGSDDVTEVVLENSFHVATQDHDAGLIFTRTVDFARSVRRAGQVDAG from the coding sequence ATGGCCGTCCTCGCCGGCGCGGAACCGTTCGCTCACACCGGTTCGACCGAAGCAGGGTTCCTGCTGTGCCACGGATTCACCGGCACTCCCGCGAGTATGCGGCCGTGGGGCGACCATCTCGCCGAAGCCGGGTACACGGTGCGCTGCCCGCTGCTGCCCGGGCACGGGACCCGGTGGCAGGACATGAACCGGACAGGCTGGGAGGACTGGTACGGCGCGGTCCGCGAAGAGCTGCTGGCGCTCTTCTCGACCTGCGAGACGGTGTTCGTCGCGGGGATGTCGATGGGCGGGACGCTGACCCTGCGGCTGGCCGAGGAGTTCGGCGACCGGATCGCCGGCATCGTGCTGGTGAACCCGTCGGTCATGACGCTGCGCTGGGACGCCAAGCTGCTGCCCGTCCTGTCGAGGATCCTGCCCTCGGTCCCGGGCGTGGCCAACGACATCGCGAAGCCGGGCGAGACCGAGCTCGCCTACTCGCGGACGCCCGTGCGCGCCGCGGCGAGCCTGGCGAAGCTGTGGAAGCTCACCCGCGCGGATCTGCGCAAGGTGACCCAGCCGGTGCTCCTGCTCCACTCGGCCGTCGACCATATCGTCGAGCCGGTCAACTCCCGGGTGATCCTGGACGGGATCGGCAGCGACGACGTGACCGAGGTGGTGCTGGAGAACAGCTTCCACGTCGCCACGCAAGACCACGACGCGGGCCTGATCTTCACGCGTACGGTGGACTTCGCCCGGTCCGTGCGCCGGGCGGGACAGGTGGACGCCGGATGA
- a CDS encoding glutamate--cysteine ligase, with translation MKIDFTPSRRSTVGAEWELALVDRRTGELSSVAEQVLDAVRPDGEEEHPKIKQELLLNTIEVISGICDTIAEVKADLNTSLDVVHSVLDPLGVELFSAGSHPFSTWYQQKVTDKERYAKLIDRTQWWGRQMLIYGVHVHVGVDHRDKALPILDALLKYAPHLQALSASSPYWGAEDTGYASNRALMFQQLPTAGLPFQFRKWTELESYVDDMFTTGVIDHFSEIRWDIRPAPHFGTIEMRVCDGLPTLEEVGAISALTQCLVDDFSARLDDGEILPTLPPWHVQENKWRAARYGVDAIVILDAAGNERLVTDDTYDLLDRLEPVARRLDCADELRSVETILEYGPSYLRQRAVAKQYNGSLRAVVASLIAEMRDGKIARP, from the coding sequence ATGAAGATCGACTTCACTCCCTCGCGCCGGTCGACGGTCGGCGCGGAATGGGAACTCGCCCTCGTCGACCGGCGGACCGGTGAGCTCTCGTCGGTCGCGGAGCAGGTGCTCGACGCCGTCCGTCCCGACGGCGAGGAAGAGCATCCGAAGATCAAACAGGAACTGCTGCTCAACACCATCGAGGTGATCAGCGGGATCTGCGACACGATCGCCGAGGTCAAGGCCGATCTGAACACCTCTCTCGACGTGGTGCATTCGGTGCTGGACCCGCTGGGCGTCGAGCTGTTCTCCGCCGGTTCGCATCCGTTCTCGACCTGGTACCAGCAGAAGGTCACGGACAAGGAGCGCTACGCCAAGCTCATCGACCGGACCCAGTGGTGGGGGCGGCAGATGCTGATCTACGGCGTCCACGTGCACGTCGGCGTCGACCACCGGGACAAGGCCCTGCCGATCCTGGACGCGCTGCTCAAGTACGCGCCGCACCTGCAAGCGCTTTCGGCGTCTTCGCCGTACTGGGGCGCGGAGGACACCGGGTACGCGTCGAACCGCGCGCTGATGTTCCAGCAGCTGCCGACCGCCGGGCTGCCGTTCCAGTTCCGGAAGTGGACCGAGCTGGAGAGCTACGTCGACGACATGTTCACCACGGGCGTGATCGACCACTTCTCCGAGATCCGCTGGGACATCCGGCCCGCGCCGCATTTCGGGACGATCGAGATGCGGGTGTGCGACGGGCTGCCGACGCTGGAGGAGGTCGGCGCGATCTCGGCGCTGACCCAATGCCTGGTCGACGACTTCAGCGCGCGCCTCGACGACGGCGAGATCCTGCCGACGCTGCCGCCGTGGCACGTCCAGGAGAACAAGTGGCGCGCGGCGCGCTACGGCGTCGACGCGATCGTCATCCTCGACGCGGCGGGCAACGAGCGGCTCGTCACCGACGACACCTACGACCTGCTGGACCGGCTCGAACCGGTGGCCCGGCGCCTGGACTGCGCCGACGAACTGCGTTCGGTGGAGACCATCCTCGAGTACGGGCCCAGCTACCTGCGGCAGCGCGCGGTGGCGAAGCAGTACAACGGCAGCCTTCGCGCCGTCGTCGCTTCGCT